DNA sequence from the Vulgatibacter sp. genome:
TCTCCGCCGACGAGAGCGAGCTCTGGGTCGTCTGCGAGGGCGATCGGCTCAGCCGCCCCGGCTCCCTCGAGCGCTTCCGGACGGAGGGGCTCACGCCCACCGGCCACGTGGAGCTCGGCCTCTTCCCGGACGACGTCGTCCTCGTCCCGGAGGCCCGCTGATGCGCCGGCTCTTTCTCACCCTGGGTTTATCACTCGTTGTGTCTGCCTGCGGCTCGGAGGCCGAGACGACGCCGGCAGCGGAGCACGGCGCCGCGCTGGCAGCGTCCCCGTCTCTCTCCGGCAGCAGCTTCAATACCCTGGCCTGCACCAGCTGCCACGCGGTGGCGCCTGGCGACGAGCGGATCCTCGCGGGCTATCCGCTGGCCGGCGCCGCTGCCCGGCCGAGCTGGTGGGGCGGCAAGATCCTCGACCTGCGCGAGGCGGTCGACTTCTGCCTCGTCTACTTCATGAAGGGCGACCCGCTCGATCCAGCGAGCGAGGAGGGCAGGGCGCTCTACGACTACCTGCTCTCGATCGACCGCGACGGCCCCACCGAGGCGCTGCCCCTCACCGTGGTGCAGCGGATCGAGGAGGCGCCGCCCCGCGGTGACGCGGCCCGGGGCGCCGAGGTCCACCGCCTCGCCTGCGGCGGCTGCCACGGCGAGCCATCGACCGGGGCGGGGCGCCTCGTCGCGGCGGCGCCGATCCTGCCCGACCAGGCCCGCGAGGAGGCGCTCGAGGCCTTCCCGGAATTCGAACCGGCCCTCGTCTTCACCGAGAAGGTGCGGCACGGCCAATTCTTCGGCGTCGGTGGCAACATGCCGCTCTATTCGCTCGAGGCGCTCTCCGACGAGGACCTCGGCGCGCTCCTCTCCTTCTACGGGCTCTAGTCATGAAGCGATTGCTCGCCACCGCCCTCGTCCTCGCCCCTGCCGCTGCCTCGGCCCACGTCGGCGGCGTGCCCACCATCGCCTGGTTCACCGCGCCGGAGACGGTGGGTGAGCTCGCCGACGAATCCTTCACCTTCGGCTGGCTCGACTACGACGACGCAGCGGAGACCGAGAACACCACCATCGACTTCTTCTTCACCGCGCAGATGCCGCCGACGTACCGCATGGGCGGCATGCCGCAGGGGCTGGACGGCACCGCGATCGCCAAGGGCGTGGTCGAGC
Encoded proteins:
- a CDS encoding c-type cytochrome, whose protein sequence is MRRLFLTLGLSLVVSACGSEAETTPAAEHGAALAASPSLSGSSFNTLACTSCHAVAPGDERILAGYPLAGAAARPSWWGGKILDLREAVDFCLVYFMKGDPLDPASEEGRALYDYLLSIDRDGPTEALPLTVVQRIEEAPPRGDAARGAEVHRLACGGCHGEPSTGAGRLVAAAPILPDQAREEALEAFPEFEPALVFTEKVRHGQFFGVGGNMPLYSLEALSDEDLGALLSFYGL